Proteins encoded in a region of the Deinococcus depolymerans genome:
- a CDS encoding aldehyde dehydrogenase family protein, whose amino-acid sequence MNLTDPTPQDLRALFDLQRAARWDIARSTPKDRVRTLRRLRAAIIARRDDLTRAIHADFGKARLESEVTEIHHVIAEIDHATRHLRRWTAPHPVPGTPELLGSRSWVQSEPLGQVLILSPWNYPFGLLMAPLVAAIAAGNVVTLRPSEKVPHTARALQELIGAVFHPAHAALVTGDVPVADALLDLPFDHVFFTGSTAVGRKVATRAAAHLASVTLELGGKSPTLLLPDADPTLAGQRTGWAKFLNAGQTCVAPDHAWVPPELETPFVDAARTYLRGAYGEGHAAQRSPDYARLIDRPALDRLLGLIDDARTHGATLATGGQTDPADRFLAPTILTGVTPDMAIMQEELFGPVLPVLRARPDEAMTWIRERPKPLALYVYSRSGAAARDVLSRTSAGTSVINHGFIHMIHPHLPFGGTGQSGTGQYHGHSGFRTLSHERAVLHQRRWSPTDLLRPPYARPGVQRLWQARRRLDDRR is encoded by the coding sequence GTGAACCTCACCGACCCCACCCCGCAGGACCTGCGCGCCCTGTTCGACCTGCAGCGCGCCGCCCGCTGGGACATCGCCCGCAGCACCCCGAAGGACCGCGTCCGCACCCTGCGCCGCCTGCGCGCCGCCATCATCGCCCGGCGCGACGACCTGACCCGCGCCATCCACGCCGACTTCGGCAAGGCCCGACTGGAAAGCGAAGTCACCGAGATCCACCACGTCATCGCCGAGATCGACCACGCGACCCGCCACCTGCGCCGCTGGACAGCCCCCCACCCCGTCCCCGGCACGCCCGAACTGCTCGGCAGCCGCAGCTGGGTCCAGAGCGAACCGCTGGGACAGGTGCTGATCCTCTCCCCGTGGAACTACCCCTTCGGGCTGCTCATGGCCCCGCTGGTCGCCGCGATCGCCGCCGGGAACGTCGTCACGCTGCGCCCCAGCGAGAAGGTCCCCCACACCGCCCGCGCCCTTCAGGAGCTGATCGGCGCGGTGTTCCACCCCGCCCACGCCGCCCTGGTCACCGGGGACGTCCCGGTCGCCGACGCCCTGCTGGACCTGCCCTTCGATCACGTCTTCTTCACCGGCAGCACCGCCGTGGGCCGCAAGGTCGCCACGCGCGCCGCCGCGCACCTCGCGTCCGTCACGCTGGAACTCGGCGGGAAATCCCCCACCCTCCTGCTGCCGGACGCCGACCCGACCCTGGCCGGGCAACGCACCGGCTGGGCCAAATTCCTGAACGCCGGACAGACCTGCGTCGCCCCCGACCACGCCTGGGTGCCCCCCGAACTCGAAACGCCGTTCGTGGACGCCGCCCGCACCTACCTGCGCGGCGCGTACGGCGAGGGCCACGCCGCCCAGCGCAGCCCCGACTACGCCCGCCTGATCGACCGCCCGGCCCTGGACCGCCTGCTCGGCCTGATCGACGACGCCCGCACGCACGGCGCGACCCTCGCCACCGGCGGCCAGACCGACCCCGCCGACCGCTTCCTGGCTCCCACCATCCTGACCGGCGTGACCCCCGACATGGCGATCATGCAGGAAGAACTGTTCGGCCCGGTCCTCCCGGTCCTGCGCGCCCGGCCCGACGAGGCCATGACGTGGATCCGCGAGCGACCCAAACCCCTCGCGCTGTACGTGTACAGCCGCTCCGGCGCCGCCGCCCGCGACGTGCTGAGCCGCACCAGCGCCGGAACCAGCGTCATCAACCACGGCTTCATCCACATGATCCACCCGCACCTGCCCTTCGGCGGCACCGGCCAGAGCGGCACCGGGCAGTACCACGGCCACAGCGGCTTCCGCACCCTGTCACACGAACGGGCCGTGCTGCACCAGCGCCGCTGGAGCCCCACCGACCTGCTGCGCCCCCCCTACGCCCGCCCCGGCGTGCAGCGCCTCTGGCAGGCCCGCCGCCGCCTCGACGACCGCCGCTGA
- a CDS encoding M24 family metallopeptidase has product MTSPITRMQQALAATSLDGWLVYDFQGLNPHARTVLNLPSGAFLTRRFFVWVPRSGQAVVLHNHIEGGTWGEITRHWNAERRAFGSHGQLDAALREVVQGRTLAMEYSAGGAVPYVSRVDAGTVERVRAAGAAAIHSSADLLQSFLAWSADDLAAHGRAVSVLMQAKDDAFRLIHERLQAGHPVTELDAQAVIMRQIEAAGMSAGHPVNVSFGVNAADSHYEPSPERHATLKPGECVLIDLWAQEPGRPFADVTWVGYAGQPTPAYQSAWAAVVAARDAALRTIVDGYARAGWGEVQGYMADRAARDAMGPEWEAFFLHRTGHDLGVNIHGAGANLDDYETRDTRTLTPGLAVTIEPGTYPAAQGFGIRSEIDVYLDPQTGPRVTTHTQRAPFRLGGPDDWAQVRAAGYGEADA; this is encoded by the coding sequence ATGACCTCACCGATCACGCGCATGCAGCAGGCCCTCGCCGCGACCAGCCTGGACGGCTGGCTGGTGTACGACTTCCAGGGCCTGAACCCGCACGCCCGCACCGTGCTGAACCTCCCCAGCGGGGCGTTCCTGACCCGGCGGTTCTTCGTGTGGGTGCCGCGCAGCGGGCAGGCCGTGGTGCTGCACAACCACATCGAGGGCGGCACCTGGGGTGAGATCACCCGCCACTGGAACGCCGAGCGCCGCGCGTTCGGTTCGCACGGACAGCTGGACGCCGCGCTGCGCGAGGTCGTGCAGGGCCGCACGCTGGCGATGGAGTACAGCGCGGGCGGCGCGGTGCCGTACGTGAGCCGCGTGGACGCCGGGACGGTTGAGCGCGTGCGGGCCGCCGGGGCCGCCGCCATTCACAGCAGCGCGGACCTGCTGCAGTCGTTCCTGGCCTGGAGTGCCGACGATCTGGCCGCGCACGGGCGGGCCGTGAGCGTGCTGATGCAGGCCAAGGACGACGCCTTCCGCCTGATCCACGAGCGCCTGCAGGCCGGGCATCCCGTCACGGAACTGGACGCTCAGGCCGTGATCATGCGGCAGATCGAGGCGGCCGGCATGAGCGCCGGGCACCCCGTGAACGTGAGCTTCGGCGTGAACGCCGCCGACAGCCACTACGAACCCAGCCCCGAACGCCACGCCACCCTGAAGCCCGGCGAGTGCGTGCTGATCGACCTGTGGGCGCAGGAACCGGGCCGCCCGTTCGCGGACGTCACCTGGGTCGGGTACGCCGGGCAACCCACGCCCGCCTACCAGAGCGCCTGGGCGGCCGTGGTCGCCGCGCGCGACGCCGCGCTGCGCACCATTGTGGACGGGTACGCCCGCGCGGGCTGGGGCGAGGTGCAGGGCTACATGGCCGACCGCGCCGCCCGCGACGCCATGGGCCCCGAGTGGGAGGCGTTCTTCCTGCACCGCACCGGGCACGACCTGGGCGTGAACATCCACGGGGCGGGCGCGAACCTCGACGACTACGAGACCCGCGACACCCGCACCCTCACGCCCGGACTGGCCGTGACCATCGAACCCGGCACGTACCCCGCCGCGCAGGGCTTCGGGATCCGCAGCGAGATCGACGTGTACCTCGACCCGCAGACCGGGCCGCGCGTGACCACCCACACGCAACGCGCCCCGTTCCGTCTGGGCGGGCCGGACGACTGGGCGCAGGTGCGGGCCGCCGGATACGGCGAAGCGGATGCCTGA
- a CDS encoding menaquinone biosynthesis decarboxylase, with product MAFPDIQSFMRLLEQRGELLRVTTPVSRELEITEIADRMVKQGGPALLFENVLGSDYPVAIGLLGTKERVALALGVDDLDDLAAKVRNLIDLSGGGSKLGLLSNVTKLRDAMNLPPRRVRSAPVQEVVWRGDEVDLSRIPVLKCWPLDGGPFVTLPLVITRDPETGERNMGMYRVQVMSKNTTGMHWQRHKTGTKHLEKARKLGKKLEVAVAIGGDPALIYAATAPLPPVPGLDEFALAGYLRGQRYPVAKGVTVDLDVPANAEFVLEGYVDPSEDWVMEGPFGDHTGFYTLPDLYPHFHVTAVTMRRNPVYPATIVGRPPMEDAYLIEASERLFLPAAQLIIPEIVDYHMPPAGVAHNLVFVSIKKSYPGQAYKVANGLFGLGQMMFAKVIVVLDEDVTVTDFDAVWREVTEKAVPGRDTLTTRGPIDVLDHSSRGWGYGGKLIIDATTKRPEETGSAASSRPDQAGDVLAPAPWEEGRGEGSHDLPTFDGVLAQRQTPDGYWLVALHKTRAGQARDLAAAFAADPAAQGIRHLLICDDQTDVNDIGDVWWTILNNIDAERDVWVQGELLAWDGAQKIPEEGFVREWPPKIVMDKDIVDRVDRLWNVYGLPETLR from the coding sequence ATGGCCTTCCCGGACATTCAGAGCTTCATGCGCCTCCTCGAACAGCGCGGCGAACTGCTCCGCGTCACGACCCCGGTCAGCCGGGAACTGGAAATCACCGAGATCGCCGACCGCATGGTCAAACAGGGCGGCCCGGCCCTGCTGTTCGAGAACGTACTGGGCAGCGACTACCCGGTCGCCATCGGCCTGCTCGGCACCAAGGAACGCGTGGCGCTGGCCCTGGGCGTGGACGACCTCGACGACCTCGCCGCCAAGGTCCGCAACCTGATCGACCTGTCCGGCGGCGGCAGCAAACTGGGCCTGCTGAGCAACGTCACCAAACTCCGCGACGCCATGAACCTCCCGCCGCGCCGCGTCCGCTCGGCCCCCGTGCAGGAGGTCGTGTGGCGCGGCGACGAGGTGGACCTCTCGAGGATCCCGGTCCTGAAGTGCTGGCCGCTCGACGGTGGGCCGTTCGTCACGCTGCCCCTCGTCATCACGAGGGACCCGGAGACCGGCGAGCGCAACATGGGCATGTACCGCGTGCAGGTCATGAGCAAGAACACCACGGGCATGCACTGGCAGCGGCACAAGACCGGCACCAAACACCTGGAGAAGGCCAGAAAACTCGGGAAGAAGCTGGAGGTGGCGGTCGCCATCGGCGGCGACCCGGCCCTGATCTACGCCGCCACCGCGCCCCTGCCGCCCGTGCCGGGCCTCGACGAATTCGCCCTGGCCGGGTACCTGCGTGGCCAGCGCTACCCGGTCGCGAAGGGGGTCACGGTGGATCTGGACGTTCCCGCCAACGCCGAGTTCGTGCTGGAAGGCTACGTGGACCCCAGCGAGGACTGGGTGATGGAAGGGCCGTTCGGGGATCACACCGGCTTCTACACCCTCCCGGACCTGTACCCGCACTTTCACGTCACGGCCGTCACCATGCGCCGCAATCCCGTGTACCCGGCGACCATCGTGGGCCGCCCCCCCATGGAGGACGCGTACCTGATCGAGGCGTCCGAACGGCTGTTCCTGCCTGCCGCGCAACTGATCATCCCTGAGATCGTCGATTACCACATGCCGCCCGCCGGGGTCGCGCACAACCTCGTGTTCGTGAGCATCAAGAAGTCGTATCCGGGGCAGGCGTACAAGGTCGCCAACGGCCTGTTCGGCCTGGGCCAGATGATGTTCGCCAAGGTCATCGTCGTCCTCGACGAGGACGTGACCGTCACCGACTTCGACGCCGTCTGGCGCGAGGTGACAGAGAAGGCCGTGCCGGGCCGCGACACCCTCACCACGCGCGGCCCCATCGACGTCCTCGACCACTCCAGCCGCGGCTGGGGCTACGGCGGGAAACTCATCATCGACGCCACCACCAAACGCCCCGAGGAGACCGGCAGCGCCGCCAGCAGCCGCCCCGACCAGGCCGGAGACGTGCTGGCTCCCGCTCCCTGGGAAGAGGGCCGGGGTGAGGGGTCCCACGACCTGCCCACCTTCGACGGCGTTCTCGCCCAGCGGCAGACCCCGGACGGCTACTGGCTGGTCGCGCTGCACAAGACCCGCGCCGGACAGGCCCGTGACCTCGCCGCCGCGTTCGCCGCGGACCCCGCCGCGCAGGGCATCCGCCACCTGCTGATCTGCGACGACCAGACCGACGTGAACGACATAGGTGACGTCTGGTGGACCATCCTGAACAACATCGACGCCGAACGCGACGTCTGGGTGCAGGGAGAACTTCTCGCCTGGGACGGCGCACAGAAGATCCCCGAAGAGGGCTTCGTGCGCGAGTGGCCGCCCAAGATCGTCATGGACAAGGACATCGTGGACCGCGTGGACCGCCTGTGGAACGTGTACGGCCTGCCGGAAACCCTGCGGTAG
- a CDS encoding amino acid ABC transporter permease: protein MNTEQLHLVLQSAWTSLPTLLGALPVTLGFALGAMLLGLPLGFLVALARLSRLGWVRGLSSLYVSFIRGTPLLVQIFVIYYGLPSLGVTLNPIAGGVIALTLNAAAYLSETIRAAILSIPRGQREAATSLGLNAGQSMRLIVLPQAARVALPSMSNTLIGLVKDTSLVSVITVVELLRSAQLVIARTFEPFGPYLAAALIYWAVSSLLEVVQRALERRFSRGS from the coding sequence ATGAACACTGAACAGCTGCACCTCGTCCTCCAGAGCGCCTGGACGTCACTGCCGACCCTGCTGGGCGCGCTGCCCGTCACGCTGGGCTTCGCGCTGGGCGCCATGCTGCTGGGCCTGCCGCTGGGGTTCCTGGTGGCGCTGGCGCGGCTGTCCCGGCTGGGCTGGGTGCGGGGACTGAGCAGTCTGTACGTGTCGTTCATCCGTGGCACGCCGCTGCTGGTGCAGATCTTCGTCATCTACTACGGGCTGCCCAGCCTGGGTGTCACGCTGAACCCCATCGCGGGCGGCGTGATCGCCCTGACCCTGAACGCCGCCGCGTACCTCAGCGAGACCATCCGCGCCGCCATCCTGAGCATCCCGCGCGGCCAGCGGGAAGCCGCGACCAGCCTGGGCCTGAACGCCGGGCAGAGCATGCGCCTGATCGTGCTGCCGCAGGCCGCGCGGGTGGCGCTGCCCAGCATGAGCAACACCCTGATCGGGCTGGTGAAGGACACCTCGCTGGTCAGCGTGATCACGGTCGTGGAACTGCTGCGCAGCGCGCAACTGGTGATCGCGCGGACCTTCGAGCCGTTCGGGCCGTACCTCGCGGCCGCGCTGATCTACTGGGCGGTCAGCAGCCTGCTGGAAGTCGTGCAGCGCGCCCTGGAACGCCGCTTCTCGCGCGGCAGCTGA
- a CDS encoding alpha-hydroxy acid oxidase produces the protein MTTPGPDLTRAVNLADLETLGRAALDQGALEYYASGANDEHTLRENRAAFTRARLRPRVLVDVSGVDTGTSVLGLPLGSPIGIAPSAFHGLAHPDAERATARAAVARGSVMTLSTFSNTPIETVGADARGRFWFQLYLLRDRALSRSILDRAHAAGARALVFTVDAPFLGRREANERHRFALPAHLSAPNVASREELAQVETDSGSQLANYFQNLVDKTFTWRDLDWLRGQTPLPIILKGVLTAEDAHLAAEHGCHVWVSNHGGRQLDTAISSFEALPEIVDAVAGRCEIYLDGGVTRGTDVLKAVALGARAVFLGRAALWGLAAGGQAGVERTLTLLEDEFRLAMALCGAARVKDLTPALVRM, from the coding sequence ATGACCACTCCGGGACCGGACCTGACCCGCGCCGTGAATCTCGCCGACCTGGAAACCCTGGGCCGCGCCGCGCTGGACCAGGGTGCGCTGGAGTACTACGCGAGCGGCGCGAACGACGAACACACCCTGCGCGAGAACCGCGCCGCGTTCACCCGCGCCCGCCTGCGCCCCCGCGTTCTCGTGGACGTCTCCGGCGTGGACACGGGCACCAGCGTGCTGGGGCTCCCGCTGGGCAGCCCCATCGGGATCGCGCCGAGCGCCTTCCACGGCCTCGCGCACCCGGACGCCGAACGCGCCACCGCCCGCGCCGCCGTTGCGAGGGGCAGCGTCATGACGCTGAGCACCTTCAGCAACACGCCCATCGAGACGGTCGGCGCGGACGCCCGGGGCCGCTTCTGGTTCCAGCTGTACCTGCTGCGCGACCGCGCCCTGAGCCGCAGCATCCTCGACCGCGCCCACGCCGCCGGGGCGCGCGCCCTGGTCTTCACGGTGGACGCCCCGTTCCTGGGCCGCCGCGAGGCGAACGAACGCCACCGCTTCGCCCTTCCCGCGCACCTGAGCGCCCCGAACGTCGCCAGCCGCGAAGAACTCGCGCAGGTCGAGACGGACAGCGGCTCGCAGCTCGCCAACTACTTCCAGAACCTCGTGGACAAGACCTTCACCTGGCGCGACCTCGACTGGCTGCGCGGCCAGACGCCCCTCCCCATCATCCTGAAGGGCGTCCTGACCGCCGAGGACGCCCACTTGGCCGCCGAGCACGGCTGCCACGTCTGGGTCAGCAACCACGGCGGCCGGCAGCTGGACACCGCCATCAGCAGCTTCGAGGCCCTCCCGGAGATCGTGGACGCCGTGGCGGGCCGATGTGAGATCTACCTCGACGGCGGCGTGACGCGCGGCACGGACGTCCTGAAAGCCGTCGCGCTCGGCGCCCGCGCCGTGTTCCTGGGTCGCGCCGCCCTGTGGGGCCTCGCCGCCGGGGGGCAGGCCGGGGTGGAACGCACCCTGACGCTGCTGGAGGACGAATTCCGCCTTGCCATGGCCCTGTGCGGCGCCGCGCGGGTCAAGGACCTGACCCCGGCGCTGGTGCGGATGTAA
- a CDS encoding M20/M25/M40 family metallo-hydrolase, which yields MTPTDLSAHIERGLRDLADLVAIPSVSAQGRHLPDAARAVQTLLEAEGFTVQQYPGQVAPILLAEAGEGPFTLLIYNHYDVQPEDPAELWDTPPFTLTERDGRLYGRGASDDKGELVSRLAGLRALKEQRGHLPLKVKWLIEGEEEVGSPSLEGFLAEHAAELKADGVWWEFGSITPEGRPVLYAGLKGIICVELRCRVAASDLHSSNGAVVDNPLWRLAAAVASLRGPDGTVLIPGFHDDVRPPSQADLDAIAQLQGRGEALRDTYDVTRPLGDGHDYHTRLNLKPVVNVNGFHGGYEGQGSKTVLPAEGMVKLDFRLVPDQHPDRIVELLRAHLNAQGFSDIEIIELESHQHPARSDLNDPFVQTAVRVARDVYGQDPILNPSSGGSGPMYPFMQHVGAPVIALGIGNIGGRVHAPNENILRRDFENGVRYAAALLAALADG from the coding sequence ATGACCCCAACCGATCTGAGCGCACACATCGAGCGCGGCCTGCGTGACCTCGCCGACCTCGTCGCCATTCCCAGCGTGTCCGCCCAGGGCCGCCACCTCCCGGACGCCGCCCGGGCCGTGCAGACCCTGCTCGAAGCCGAGGGCTTCACCGTGCAGCAGTATCCCGGTCAGGTCGCCCCGATCCTCCTGGCCGAGGCCGGGGAAGGCCCCTTCACGCTGCTGATCTACAACCACTACGACGTGCAGCCCGAGGACCCCGCCGAACTCTGGGACACCCCGCCTTTCACCCTGACCGAACGGGACGGCCGCCTGTACGGGCGCGGCGCCAGCGACGACAAGGGCGAACTCGTCTCCCGCCTCGCCGGACTGCGCGCCCTGAAAGAGCAGCGCGGCCACCTGCCCCTGAAGGTCAAGTGGCTCATCGAGGGCGAGGAGGAGGTCGGCAGCCCCAGCCTCGAAGGCTTCCTGGCCGAACACGCCGCCGAACTGAAAGCCGACGGCGTCTGGTGGGAATTCGGCAGCATCACCCCCGAGGGCCGCCCCGTGCTGTACGCGGGCCTGAAAGGCATCATCTGCGTGGAACTCCGCTGCCGCGTGGCCGCCAGCGACCTGCACAGCAGCAACGGCGCGGTCGTGGACAACCCGCTGTGGCGACTGGCCGCCGCTGTCGCCAGCCTGCGCGGCCCGGACGGCACGGTCCTGATCCCCGGCTTCCACGACGACGTGCGCCCCCCCAGCCAGGCGGACCTGGACGCCATCGCCCAGCTTCAGGGCCGGGGCGAGGCGCTGCGCGACACGTACGACGTGACCCGCCCCCTGGGCGACGGCCACGACTACCACACCCGCCTGAACCTCAAGCCCGTCGTGAACGTCAACGGCTTCCACGGCGGGTACGAGGGCCAGGGCAGCAAGACCGTCCTGCCCGCCGAAGGGATGGTGAAACTCGACTTCCGCCTCGTGCCGGACCAGCACCCGGACCGCATCGTGGAACTCCTGCGCGCCCACCTGAACGCGCAGGGCTTCAGCGACATCGAGATCATCGAACTCGAAAGCCACCAGCACCCCGCCCGCAGCGACCTGAACGACCCCTTCGTGCAGACGGCCGTGCGGGTCGCCCGTGACGTGTACGGGCAGGACCCCATCCTGAACCCCAGCTCCGGCGGCAGCGGCCCCATGTACCCCTTCATGCAGCATGTGGGGGCACCCGTCATCGCCCTCGGCATCGGCAACATCGGCGGCCGCGTCCACGCGCCCAACGAGAACATCCTCCGGCGCGACTTCGAAAACGGCGTCCGCTACGCCGCCGCACTCCTGGCTGCCCTGGCCGACGGGTAA
- a CDS encoding transporter substrate-binding domain-containing protein → MNTPTRTTLALAATLSAALTVTASAATPTTLQKGVLKIGMEGTYAPFTYRDARGNLTGFDVDIAKAVAAKMGLKAEFVLTEWSGILAGLQANKYDVIVNQVGINPEREKTIGFSRPYAYSSPQIIVKKTGSFSPKTLADLKGKRVGVGLGSNYEKGLRDAGGINVVTYPGAPEYLADLATGRLDAAYNDRLLVGYLIKSQNLPVRGAGVIGDAQPVGIAMKKSNTSLKAAVDRALLQIKADGTYAKISRQWFGQDVSKP, encoded by the coding sequence ATGAACACCCCCACCCGCACCACCCTGGCGCTCGCCGCCACCCTGAGCGCCGCACTGACCGTCACTGCCAGCGCCGCCACCCCCACCACCCTGCAGAAAGGCGTGCTGAAGATCGGCATGGAAGGCACCTACGCGCCCTTCACCTACCGCGACGCCAGGGGCAACCTGACCGGCTTCGACGTGGACATCGCAAAGGCCGTGGCCGCCAAGATGGGCCTGAAAGCCGAGTTCGTCCTGACCGAATGGAGCGGCATCCTCGCCGGCCTGCAGGCCAACAAGTACGACGTGATCGTCAACCAGGTCGGCATCAACCCCGAACGCGAGAAGACCATCGGCTTCAGCCGCCCCTACGCGTACTCCAGCCCGCAGATCATCGTGAAGAAGACCGGCAGCTTCTCCCCCAAGACCCTGGCCGACCTGAAAGGCAAACGCGTGGGCGTGGGCCTGGGCAGCAACTACGAGAAGGGCCTGCGCGACGCCGGCGGCATCAACGTCGTCACGTACCCCGGCGCGCCCGAGTACCTCGCGGACCTCGCCACCGGCCGCCTGGACGCCGCCTACAACGACCGCCTGCTCGTCGGGTACCTGATCAAATCCCAGAACCTCCCGGTACGCGGCGCGGGCGTCATCGGTGACGCCCAGCCCGTCGGCATCGCCATGAAGAAGAGCAACACCAGCCTCAAGGCCGCCGTGGACCGGGCGCTGCTGCAGATCAAGGCCGACGGCACGTACGCCAAGATCAGCCGCCAGTGGTTCGGTCAGGACGTCAGCAAACCCTGA
- a CDS encoding LacI family DNA-binding transcriptional regulator, protein MTRNGTIRDIAREAGVSISTVSRALNGQVPVAPDKLQRVLDATRRLRYEPNAAAQGLVRGRSMTVGVLTQDIASPFYSEVSRGIDAALAGSGYQPIFVNGHWAVQDEAAAITALTRRQPSRP, encoded by the coding sequence ATGACCCGGAACGGCACCATCAGGGACATCGCGCGCGAGGCGGGCGTGTCGATCAGCACCGTCTCCCGCGCGTTGAACGGGCAGGTGCCGGTTGCGCCGGACAAGTTGCAGCGCGTGCTGGACGCCACGCGCCGCCTGCGGTACGAGCCGAACGCGGCGGCGCAGGGGCTGGTGCGGGGGCGCAGCATGACGGTGGGCGTGCTGACGCAGGACATCGCCAGTCCGTTCTACAGCGAGGTCTCGCGCGGGATCGACGCGGCGCTGGCGGGCAGCGGGTACCAGCCGATCTTCGTGAACGGCCACTGGGCGGTGCAGGACGAGGCGGCAGCCATCACGGCCCTGACGAGGCGGCAGCCATCACGGCCCTGA
- a CDS encoding SDR family oxidoreductase, whose amino-acid sequence MTQPAPKNRPAPSTALITGASSGIGEQIAMALAARGSHLILVARSEGPLNALADTLRARHGVQVHVLPQDPTRPHAAHDLLKRTQALNLNVDILVNNAGFADYGEFSELDVQKQLDMIQVNITALTELTHAYLGGMRARGRGRVLNIASTAAFLPGPLMAVYYATKAYVLSFSEALHEELRGTGVSVTAACPGPVETGFQAAANMGGSRLLRDRLTRAAILPAREVAAQAVTAMLRGEAVHVIGTVNRLQTLLPRLLPRRVLPPLIRRIQGR is encoded by the coding sequence ATGACCCAGCCCGCCCCCAAGAACCGGCCTGCCCCCAGCACCGCGCTGATCACCGGCGCCAGCAGCGGCATCGGCGAACAGATCGCCATGGCACTCGCCGCGCGCGGCAGCCACCTGATCCTCGTCGCCCGCAGCGAGGGACCGCTGAACGCCCTGGCCGACACCCTCCGCGCCCGGCACGGCGTGCAGGTCCACGTCCTCCCGCAGGACCCCACCCGGCCCCACGCCGCCCACGACCTGCTGAAGCGCACCCAGGCCCTGAACCTGAACGTGGACATCCTCGTGAACAACGCGGGCTTCGCCGACTACGGTGAATTCAGCGAACTGGACGTCCAGAAGCAGCTCGACATGATCCAGGTGAACATCACCGCCCTGACCGAACTCACCCACGCGTACCTGGGCGGCATGCGCGCCCGGGGCCGGGGCCGCGTGCTGAACATCGCCAGCACCGCCGCATTCCTCCCCGGGCCGCTCATGGCCGTGTACTACGCCACCAAGGCCTACGTCCTGAGCTTCAGCGAGGCCCTGCACGAGGAACTGCGCGGCACCGGCGTCAGCGTCACCGCCGCCTGCCCCGGACCCGTCGAGACCGGCTTCCAGGCCGCCGCGAACATGGGGGGCAGCCGCCTGCTGCGCGACCGCCTGACCCGCGCCGCGATCCTCCCCGCCCGCGAGGTCGCCGCGCAGGCCGTGACCGCCATGCTGCGTGGCGAGGCCGTGCACGTCATCGGCACCGTCAACCGACTCCAGACGCTGCTGCCCCGCCTGCTCCCCCGCCGCGTCCTGCCCCCGCTGATCCGCCGCATCCAGGGCCGCTGA
- a CDS encoding SDR family oxidoreductase, producing the protein MANLGSSTIMLTGAGGALATAIAQELDDAGAQMVLVGRGESLARAADRFPATEVLDLDLTDPSSIDTLRRVKVDTLIHTVGSYSTQDAHKATPENLREAFDTNMGSLFHAVQGVLPHMLRQKDGLIMGVSAGQAARLSGPKAALYTASKAAVAAYILSLHDELKHKGVRGMVLYPMGAIDTPGNRDAGMAWDSMIDPRGLAKSVAHALTRPDRAHITEIKVYPDT; encoded by the coding sequence ATGGCTAACCTCGGCTCCTCCACCATCATGCTGACCGGAGCGGGCGGCGCACTGGCCACCGCCATCGCACAGGAACTCGACGACGCGGGCGCACAGATGGTCCTCGTCGGGCGCGGCGAGAGCCTGGCCCGCGCCGCCGACCGCTTTCCCGCCACCGAAGTTCTCGACCTGGACCTGACCGATCCCTCCAGCATCGACACGCTCCGCCGGGTCAAGGTCGACACCCTGATCCACACGGTCGGGTCCTACAGCACCCAGGACGCGCACAAGGCCACCCCGGAGAACCTGCGCGAGGCCTTCGACACCAACATGGGCAGCCTGTTCCACGCCGTGCAGGGCGTCCTGCCGCACATGCTGCGGCAGAAGGACGGCCTGATCATGGGTGTCAGTGCCGGGCAGGCCGCGCGGCTCAGCGGGCCAAAGGCGGCGCTGTACACCGCCAGCAAGGCGGCCGTCGCGGCGTACATCCTGAGTCTGCACGACGAACTGAAACACAAGGGCGTGCGCGGCATGGTCCTGTACCCCATGGGCGCCATCGACACGCCGGGCAACCGTGACGCCGGCATGGCCTGGGACAGCATGATCGACCCGCGCGGCCTCGCCAAGAGCGTCGCGCACGCCCTGACCCGCCCGGACCGGGCGCACATCACCGAGATCAAGGTCTACCCCGACACCTGA